CTTGTAGAACTATATCGCATGCTGTTTCTGGATTTTGCTCAGATTCGAACTTTAACCAAAGAAGCTTCCATGCCACTATAGAATATATTGCAAGGGCATTTTGCAAGCTTTCTGTGGTCTCCAATTGGAGTTTCTCAATATTACAACCACTTTTTAAAGTATAATGATAACGTTCAATTTTCCAACGTTGTTTGTACCATTTGATTTTTTCAACTGCTTGTTCAAGGTTTTCTACAGGTAATGTTGTTAAAAGAAGCCAATATATAGGTTTAATTCCTTTAGGAGGATTTATCTCCTCTGCCAAAACTAAATATAATTTAAGATTAGGTAATGACTTTGAATCTTTACGATTAACCGGAGGTTTTATTGTAACAGGACAATATTTCATAGATAATGTAGCTTCTCTTGGTGTACGTTTGTTTTCAGTGTCTCTAGGTATACTTGTAAGTAATTGACCCATTACAGGACTACTCTCAATTTCTTGAATTAGAGACTTACCGTTTTTGAGAACTCTCCTTTTTTGAGCGACTCTTACGAGCAAATCTCTTTCTTCTGATACTGCTTTATGGAAGAAATCATAAATGTCAGCTTCACGATCACAAACAGTAACTACATTTATATGTTTTGGAACATCTTTGAGGCTTGAATCTAAAGTGTCAAGCCACTTTTGACTTTCTTTATCTGATGTAGAGCGTTCACGTTTGGTAACCCGTTTTCCAAATTCTTTTGGATCACGTGTCCATACATATCTTGATAAAATGCCAAGAGGAATACCATCTACTGTTACTGCAAGAGTAGTATTATTTAACAACCCAAGATCATGTTCTGTGTTACCATATACACCTAAACCTTTAGTTGCAGGATGATCTTTATAATCTAATGCGGTAGTATCTTGGATTGCCAAGACAGTGTCATACTTTCTCATACGCTCGATAGTTTGTTCTCTATGGCTCATTAGGATTACCTCCGGTTTAACTCTATTATTACTAAAGAATCTATATGTTGCCTGTGCTCCAGCATAGCTCTTACATGCCTGAGGTATTGAACTCTCAGGGTTTTCGTAGAAAGAGTTAGCTATTTTAGTTAACCTCTTATTTAGTCTATTATCTGCAAAAGGTGCTTCATTAAATTCCTGTAGTACCCAATCATTAGTATGCATACAAACCTCCTAAATTATTTGGTCTTATATGCATATTAATATATTTATTTATGAATGTTCAAATGTATGTTTTGGCTCTGTATACGTTACTTACCAATTGATTCCCAAACTTATGTGCAATGTATAGCTTTGAAGAAGATGGGAGTACTAGTAATGGTAGCGTTCGGATAAAAAATCTTTGGATAAACTTATTGCTAGATAAAGTTTTAAGTTTATTCAAACCTTCTCACTTACGCCTTCATCTTTAATATAGATAGGACGCCCCTGCCCCCTATTGGGATTAGCAAACGGTCCCAATTTTTTAAATTCTACATTTGATAGTGGTGTAAAACCATCTGAAAATTCAGCAAACGTTCAAATACTTCTTTCCTTAAATTACTCATACCGCTTCAGCGGAAACGAGGAAAAAGTTCTTTTGCCGTTTCAGATATTATCTTGCGCTTCTCACCTTCGTCAAAGCCTAAGTAGCTGCTGAACTGTTCGATACTTTCAGTTACGCCTTTCTCGTAGCGCAATGGATAATCCGTACCGAATAGGATATGTGATGTTCCTACCAATTCTTTCAATGTAAAAAATACACTAGGCGAGGTTGAGAGCGCCACATCATAATACAAACTTCTCAAGGATGCAAGAACTTCATCGCTGGACAAGCTACTTACCTTGTTTTCCTGTGCAACAGTACTCAAACGATATGCAATATATGGAATGACTCCTCCTGCATGAGAAACAATCCATTTAATATTTGGATACTTTTGGACTTTTCCTCTATAAATTAGATCCATCATGGCACGCGTTGTATCAAATGGGAATTCATAGATGGACATATCTTTTACAAACAGAGACTCATTCACTCCAGCGGGCTTAGTGGGATGAAGTAGTACAACCGCCGACCTCCTGTTTAACTCCGCGAGAATTTCATCCATGCGGTCATCGCCTATATAAATTCCTTTGGTGTTGCTTGGAATAGAAAATCCATCCACTTTCAGTGTGTCATATGCATAGTCAATCTCTTTTAATGCATCGTCAACAAATTCAGTCGGCAGACATGCCAGCATTCCATATTTCTTTGGATCATAAGTAACAAATTGAGCT
This genomic interval from Clostridium kluyveri contains the following:
- a CDS encoding IS4 family transposase, whose protein sequence is MHTNDWVLQEFNEAPFADNRLNKRLTKIANSFYENPESSIPQACKSYAGAQATYRFFSNNRVKPEVILMSHREQTIERMRKYDTVLAIQDTTALDYKDHPATKGLGVYGNTEHDLGLLNNTTLAVTVDGIPLGILSRYVWTRDPKEFGKRVTKRERSTSDKESQKWLDTLDSSLKDVPKHINVVTVCDREADIYDFFHKAVSEERDLLVRVAQKRRVLKNGKSLIQEIESSPVMGQLLTSIPRDTENKRTPREATLSMKYCPVTIKPPVNRKDSKSLPNLKLYLVLAEEINPPKGIKPIYWLLLTTLPVENLEQAVEKIKWYKQRWKIERYHYTLKSGCNIEKLQLETTESLQNALAIYSIVAWKLLWLKFESEQNPETACDIVLQEYEWQALYCVINGVPIPPIQPPTLQEAVLMIAKLGGFLGRKSDGQPGVKVIWRGLMCLNNIAKGWLAARLPISYQ
- a CDS encoding amidohydrolase family protein yields the protein MCFIDVHHHVIGKNNPNAALLPPWNMKIDEETMNRTGITGALFSLPVSASPEVTRQMNNFLAQFVTYDPKKYGMLACLPTEFVDDALKEIDYAYDTLKVDGFSIPSNTKGIYIGDDRMDEILAELNRRSAVVLLHPTKPAGVNESLFVKDMSIYEFPFDTTRAMMDLIYRGKVQKYPNIKWIVSHAGGVIPYIAYRLSTVAQENKVSSLSSDEVLASLRSLYYDVALSTSPSVFFTLKELVGTSHILFGTDYPLRYEKGVTESIEQFSSYLGFDEGEKRKIISETAKELFPRFR